One Ovis aries strain OAR_USU_Benz2616 breed Rambouillet chromosome 4, ARS-UI_Ramb_v3.0, whole genome shotgun sequence DNA window includes the following coding sequences:
- the GPR22 gene encoding G-protein coupled receptor 22, whose translation MCFSPILEINMQSESNITVRDDIDDINTNMYQPLSYPLSFQVSLTGFLMLEIVLGLGSNLTVLVLYCMKSNLINSVSNIITMNLHVLDVIICVGCIPLTIVILLLSLESNTALICCFHEACVSFASVSTAINVFAITLDRYDISVKPANRILTMGRAAMLMISIWIFSFFSFLIPFIEVNFFSLQSGNTWENKTLLCVSTNEYYTELGMYYHLLVQIPIFFFTVIVMLITYSKILQALNIRIGTRFSTGQKKKARKKKTISLTTQHETTDMSQGSAGRNVVFGVRTSVSVIIALRRAMKRHRERRERQKRVFKMSLLIISTFLLCWTPISVLNTTILCLGPSDLLVKLRLCFLVMGYGTTIFHPLLYAFTRQKFQKVLKSKMKKRVVSIVEADPMPNNAVIHNSWIDPKRNKKITFEDSEIREKCLVPQVVTD comes from the coding sequence ATgtgtttttctcccattctggaaaTCAACATGCAGTCTGAATCTAACATTACAGTGCGAGATGACATTGATGACATCAACACCAATATGTACCAACCACTATCATATCCATTAAGCTTTCAAGTGTCTCTCACCGGATTTCTTATGTTAGAAATTGTGTTGGGACTTGGCAGCAACCTCACCGTATTGGTACTTTACTGCATGAAATCCAACTTAATCAACTCTGTCAGTAACATTATTACAATGAATCTTCATGTACTTGATGTAATCATTTGTGTGGGATGTATTCCTCTAACTATAGTTATCCTTCTGCTTTCACTGGAGAGTAACACTGCTCTCATCTGCTGTTTCCATGAGGCCTGTGTATCTTTTGCAAGTGTCTCAACAGCAATCAACGTTTTCGCTATCACTTTGGACAGATACGACATCTCTGTAAAGCCTGCAAACCGAATTCTGACAATGGGCAGAGCTGCAATGCTAATGATATCCATTtggattttttcatttttctctttcctgattCCCTTTATTGAGGTAAATTTTTTCAGCCTTCAAAGTggaaatacatgggaaaacaaGACACTTTTGTGTGTCAGCACAAATGAATACTACACAGAACTGGGAATGTATTATCATCTGCTAGTACAGATTCCAATATTCTTTTTCACTGTCATAGTGATGTTAATCACATACAGCAAAATACTTCAGGCTCTCAATATTCGAATAGGCACAAGATTCTCAACAGGGCagaagaagaaagcaagaaagaaaaagacaatttctCTAACCACACAACATGAGACTACAGACATGTCACAAGGCAGTGCTGGGAGAAATGTAGTCTTTGGTGTTAGAACTTCAGTGTCTGTAATAATTGCTCTCCGGCGAGCTATGAAACGACACCGTGAACGACGAGAAAGGCAGAAAAGAGTCTTCAAAATGTCTTTATTGATTATTTCTACATTTCTTCTCTGCTGGACAccaatttctgttttaaataccACCATTTTATGTTTAGGCCCAAGTGACCTTTTAGTAAAATTAAGGTTGTGTTTTCTAGTCATGGGTTATGGAACAACTATATTTCACCCTCTATTATATGCATTTACTAGACAAAAATTTCAAAAggtcttaaaaagtaaaatgaaaaagcgAGTTGTTTCCATAGTAGAAGCTGATCCCATGCCTAATAATGCTGTAATACACAACTCTTGGATAGAtcctaaaagaaacaaaaaaatcaccTTTGAAGATAGCGAAATTAGAGAAAAATGTTTAGTACCTCAGGTTGTCACAGACTAG